Proteins encoded together in one Lathyrus oleraceus cultivar Zhongwan6 chromosome 5, CAAS_Psat_ZW6_1.0, whole genome shotgun sequence window:
- the LOC127084491 gene encoding gamma-interferon-responsive lysosomal thiol protein — protein sequence MVSSSNTFSLSLILFLSFSSFFSPSQSHNKVSLELYYESLCPYSADFIVNYLPQIFQHDLLSIVDLKLVPWGNAKLKANKTFDCQHGPDECLLNTVEACAIDIWPQLDKHFAFIYCIEDLALHRKRKEWESCYEKLGLNATLVDDCYRSERGNELDLKFANETNALQPPHEYVPWVVVDGKPLLEDFENFISYICKAYQGTDAPKICTQASYLSTVREVEAKGKHSFCDMERVMSTWNKIRSTIASWTSQMNFLVAM from the exons ATGGTTTCTTCTTCCAACACCTTTTCTCTTTCTCTCATCTTATTCCTTTCTTTCTCTTCCTTCTTTTCTCCCTCTCAATCTCACAACAAGGTTTCTCTAGAATTATACTATGAAAGCTTGTGCCCTTACAGCGCCGATTTCATCGTCAATTATCTTCCCCAAATCTTCCAACACGATCTTCTCTCTATCGTTGATCTTAAACTCGTTCCTTGGGGTAATGCTAAACTCAAAGCTAACAAAACCTTTGATTGCCAG CATGGTCCAGATGAGTGCTTGCTCAACACGGTTGAAGCGTGCGCTATTGATATCTGGCCTCAACTG GACAAGCATTTCGCTTTCATCTATTGTATTGAGGATCTTGCTCTTCATCGTAAGCGCAAAGAATGGGAATCTTGTTATGAGAAACTGGGTCTGAATGCAACACTTGTTGATGATTGTTATCGAAGTGAACGCGGAAACGAG TTGGACCTAAAGTTCGCAAATGAAACAAATGCTCTACAGCCTCCTCACGAGTACGTTCCATGGGTAGTTGTGGATGGAAAACCACTCTTGGAG GATTTTGAAAACTTCATAAGTTACATCTGTAAAGCTTATCAAGGCACTGATGCACCCAAAATTTGCACCCAAGCATCATATCTTAGCACTGTTCGAGAAGTGGAAGCGAAGGGTAAACATTCATTTTGCGATATGGAAAGAGTGATGTCAACATGGAATAAAATAAGGTCGACCATCGCCTCATGGACGAGTCAGATGAACTTTCTAGTCGCAATGTAA